The genomic segment TGCCGGCTCCTTCGGAAAGCACGAAGCCGTCGCGGTCCTTGTCGAATGGACGACTGGCCGTCTGAGGATTCTCATTCCGCCGAGACAGGGCATTCATCCGCGCGAAACCAGAAAGACCCATCGGCGTGATGGCTGATTCACTTCCACCGGTCACCATGATATCGGCTCGGTCGTCTTGAATCAGCTTAAAGGCATCGCCAATGGCGTTCGTCGCTGAAGCACAAGCCGTCGCGATCGCACTATTGGGACCACGCAAGCCAAAACGGACGGAGATATTTCCGCTCGCCGCGTTGACAATCAACTTGGGGATCATGAACGGAGACACGCGATCAGGACCGCGATAAAACAGCTTCACATGCTGCTGTTCAATCTCTTGCAACCCACCGATACCGCTTCCGATCAACACTCCATGACGATACGGATCGCCATCATTCAGGTCGATCCCCGATGTCTCGAGCGCCTTGTGAGCTCCGACGAGCGCAAACTGCGCAAAGCGGTCAATCCGTTTGACATCTCGACTGGAGATGGTCTCAGACGGATCGAATTCGGCAATCTCTCCGCCGAAACGCACTTTGAAATTGGAAACGTCAAATCGCCGTAAGGGGCCTACGCCGCTTTTTCCGGCGCAGATATTGTCCCAAAACTCTGGGATATCATTTCCCAGAGCCGTAACGACTGACATTCCCGTAACGACAACACGCCTGCGCATCGGCTACTTGTGCTCCTCAATGTAGTCGATCGCATCGCCCACAGTGCGGATCTTCTCGTAGTCTTCATCCGGAATTGTTACATCGAATTCTTCTTCGAATTCCATGACCAATTCTACGATGTCCAACGAGTCCGCTTTCAAGTCCTCGATAAACGCGCTCTCACGGGCAACTTCCTCACGGGGAGTCCCCAAGTGCTCGCTGACAATTTCAAACACCTTTTCTTCGACTGACACGCAAAACTCCTCTAAGAAAAAAACCGGATTGATTTCGATGTTCGAATCCGGCTGCGGATTCTCGAATCGCCTGGCGCACGCTGGACGCAAAATGTGCGTCGCAAATACATACGTGCGAAGATATACCGCGCTCGTACTTTCTTGTAAACCGTAAACAAATCTTCGCCATGACCGAACCGTCTGGTCGGTCAGGACTTGCCGTATCACACGGCCAATTTCTTTTCTGAAATCACGAGCCGCGCCGCCGTTTCCAGCCTCAGGAATCATTGACTGTCTCGCAGGGAACCTTCCGCGCGATCCGTTTCAACAAACCACGCAGGACTTTCCCCGGCCCAACTTCGTAAAACTGGTCAACACCGTCTTGCAGTAGACCACGAATCGAATCTTCCCACAAGACCGGGCTGATCACTTGTCGAACCAATAAATCAACTATTTCGCCGCTTTCATGCGCTGCCGCGTCGACGTTGGAGACCACGGGAATGCGCGGCGTGGAGATGGTCACTCCCGCTAAAGCCTCCGCTAGCAACGTATCGGCGGGCTTCATTAAATCGGTATGGAATGCGCCCGCCACTGCCAACGCTGCCGGTTTGCCCCCGGCGGCTTCGGCAAGTTCAGCAATCCGCTCACAGGCCGCTTGCTCGCCCGACACAACGATATTTCCCGGACACAAATAATTGGCGATCTGGATCGATCCGGCCGACGAAGCCTCTTGAACTAATTCCTCGACTTGCTCGCGCTGCAGCAACAACAAGCTCACCATTCCCGAGGGGGTCGCTTCGGCGGCAGCCTGCATGGCTTGGCCGCGACGTTGGACCACTTTCAGCCCATCCTCAAAGGACATGGCGCCGGCAAAAACCAACGCGGTGTATTCTCCCAAACTCAATCCGGCGGTCACCGCACAATCATCAACGACTTCAGGCGACTCCGCACGGAGCATTTCCATAGCGGCCAAACTGGTGACGAAAATCGCAGGTTGGCTGATGTCCGTGGCGTTCAACTTCTCTTGCGGACCTTCGAAACAAAGTTGCGCCAAATCAAATCCCAGAATTTCGCCCGCCTGCTCGTAGAGTGCGCGTGCGGCGGGATATTTTTCCGAAATCGTTTTCCCCATACCGACGTGCTGAGCGCCTTGGCCGGGAAATAAAAATGCAGTTTTGCTCACAGATTCATCCCTGTTGTGATCTGACTGAAATGAAAAGGCCCAGACTGCACGAGCACCGGGCTGAGTGCGTTATCCCTCTGGCAAGCCGATAGCAACGGAAGACCACCCTGTGGGCCTCCTTGCTCAAGGCCACCCACGCGCGATTAAGAGACTTTATGTGCGGCAATCGCTTCGACAATTTGTGAATTGATGCGGCGGTCGCGGAACGTCGTTGCGACTCGCAATGCATTGGTGATCGAATGTGCATTGCTTGAGCCATGACCGATAATACAAATTCCGTCGATCCCCAACAACGGAGCACCACCCGACTCATTGTGCACGAATCGCTGGCTCATTTTCCGTAACAGATTCCCAGCATGTTCGCGTTCGGACGAAAGATTCTCGACCACGGTTTTCGCCACGGTCCCCAACATCATTTGGGCCACGCCTTCGCTGACTTTCAGCACGACGTTGCCTACAAAGCCTTCGCAGATAATCACGTCCGCTTCGCCTTGGTAAACGCCGCGGCCCTCGACATTGCCGATATATCGATCTTTTAATGGACGGGTGGACAACAATGCATGCGCTTCCTGCACAAGCTCGGTCCCTTTTCCGTCCTCACTGCCAATGTTCATTAAGCCGACGCGAACGTCCTCGACTTCCAGGACTTCGCGGGCGTAGATTTCGCCCATGATCCCGTATTGATAAAGGTGTTCAGGCCGCGCCGCTGGATTGGCCCCTACATCCATCAGCACCGATTGGCCGACAATCGTGGGCACTGCCACAGCGATACCGGGGCGTTTCACCCCTTTAAGAAACAAGCGTGTCCGCAGGCCTGCCGCCACGACCGCGCCGGTATGGCCGGCACTGACCACGGCATCGACATCGCGACTGGCCATCATTTGCCAACAAACGGCAATCGAACAATTGGGTTTGCTGCGGAGCGCATCGGTCGGCTTTTCGCACATCTCCACGACACCGTCCGAGTGCCGGATTTCCAAGCGCTCTCCGGAATACCCCGACTTTCCGACGAGATCTTCCAGCAATCCTTCATCACCTACTAAGACAACCTCGAGATTCGGGTCACCTTGAAGTGCTGCGATTGCACCATCAATATTCGGCTGTGGGGCGTGATCGCCGCCCATCGCGTCCAATGCCGTACGCATGCTGCTGCCTTATCGGGCTGACACTGCCAAGCCCACGCGCCAAATCATGACGCCTGGACGTTCTAAGAACTGATCGACTAATTGGTTTCCAAACCGTGTGAGGCGCCGTTGGGGTTGTTCGTTTCTTTGACGGACCAAACAAGCACCACTGGGCAATAGCACGTCGAAATCTAACCGGCACCGGGCCGCCGCAGCGTTTCAACTGTCAGCCCATTGTTGTATCGCGACAACGATTCATCTTGCCGGATCGAGCGACCATCACCTCGTCGCCTGCGTTCACAAATCCACGAACTCCGGGCACGCATCAAAAGGCCCCTCAAACGCGAAACTGCTAGCAATCAAGCCACCCAAGCACCTTTCGCACACGCCCAAATTGCGTGCCGTTCTGTTATCAGGATGGACTCCACCAAAACTACTGACGATCGACGTTATTCACTGTCGACCAAAGTCCGACCGTGATAATGCCCGCAATTCGGACAGACGGCGTGGCTCTTCGTTGCCGTGCCGCATTGAGCGCAGTAGTTGACCTGCGTCGGTTTAATCGCATTGTGACTGCGGCGTTTTGCCGAACGCGAATGTGACTGTTTTCTCTTGGGAACTGCCATGAATCAACTGCCGTAATACATTGTGGTTAAGCAGGTTGCAAACGAAATCCAAACGCTTCGCCGGCTCACCTTGGGGAACGACACCAAGACCGCAACGGTCCCAATGCAACATCGATCGATATTCAGTAGAATTAGCTTTCAGCGAGCGTGCATTTTGCAAAACTCACCCGAAAACGTGGCCTTGCAAACGAATATTTTGCCTGCGACCAAGCCCTAATCCATATCAGGCCAGTATCTTAGGCCCCATGAGGGCCGCATGTCAAGCAACCTAGATCACTGTATAACATAGGAAGGTTGCTCAGCAGATCAAGCCTATTCGGCCAACATGATGAGTGCGAGGGCTCGAGTGGGTTTCCGGCCCTGAATGACGGTCCTAATGAAAACCCACCACGCCCATCTCAATTCCTGTCGGGCTACCGAGTTGCACCAGTATCGCGATTCAAAAATCGGTGCGGCCAATTCGCGCAGACGCCGGTTGCTTCCAAACACCTAATTCCGATATACTTTGGACAAAATATCGGTGGGAACCTGGGTCGGGATATCGAAATCGAAATGCTGGATTGAAGTGCTGTTCATTGCATTTCACTCGCTCACGACCGCTGCGCAACCATCACCCGGGCAGTGCAATTCTGCTTAACTCCCTGTAAGAAAAGCATTTACGCTTGCGAGCGAGAACACACCCATGAGTGACGGTCACGAATCCCGAACCAACGTCGTCATCACCGGCGCCGGCGTCGTCAGCCCTATCGGGATCGGTCTGGAAGCGTTCACCGACAGCCTCCTAAACGGCAAAAGCGGCATTAGCGAGTTCCAACTCTTTGAAGAGGGAATCCTCCCGTCGCACATCGGCGGCGAAGTCTCCGACTTTAACCAGAAATCGGTGCGCGATTACGTCCCCAAAAAGGGGCGTAAGAGCCTTAAAGTCATGTGCCGTGAAATCCAACTCGGCGTCGCCTCATCGCACCTAGCGATCGAAAATGCCGGGGTAGGCAATGGCGAAGTCGCCCCCGAGCGGTTCGGCGTGGAATTCGGCGCTAACTTGATGTTCAGCCCGCCAACAGTCCTGAAGGATGCCTGCCTCAGCTGTTGGGATCTCGATGAGAACAATTTCCACTTCGATGAATGGGGCACAACCGGCCTCAGCAAAATGGAACCGCTGTGGCTATTGCAGTACTTGCCCAACATGCCGGCCTGCCACATCGGAATCTTCTACGACCTCCGCGGCCCCAGCAACTCACAAACCATGGACGAAGCTTCCGGCAATATCGTGCTGGGAGAAGCGGTACGGATTATCGAACGCGGCGCCGCCGACGTCATGATCGCCGCCGCCACGGGAACGCGACTGCATCCCGTGAAAACTGTTCACGCGGTGATGTGGGATACGGTTGCCAAGGCGGACAACCCCACCGAAGCCTGTCGCCCCTTTGAAAAAAATCGCAGCGGTCAGGTCATCGCCGAAGGGGCCTGTTCGCTAATTCTCGAATCCGAAGAGCATGCCAACGCACGCGGCGCGAACATTCTTGGTCACATTTTGGGAACCGGCACAGCTTGTGTTACGAGCCCCAACTTGATCGGCGATACGAAAAAGTCGTTGGTGATCGCCATGCAAAAGGCGCTCAAGAACGCCGGCCTAACCCCCGACGACATCGGCCACATCAATGCCCACGGCCTGGGAGTGATCGAAACCGACCGCGATGAGGCGGCCGCCATCAACGAAGTCTTTGGTGGCTGCAAAAAACCGGTGCCGGTCACTTCGCTGAAGAGCTACTTCGGCAACTCCGGCGCCAGTTGCGGCATGCTGGAAATCGCCGGTTCACTAATGGGCCTGCAATCCGGTGTCGTCCCCCCCACGCTGAACTATGACACCCCCGACCCCGAATGCCCGATCAACGTCATCTCCGGCGAACCGCTGAAAACGGAAAACCGCACGTTCCTAAACATCGACGTGACCCGCCAAGGCCAAGCCAGCGCAGCGGTGATCCAAGCGAACTAGGGCAGGGCGACTGCGTAGTGGCGGGTTTCTTAGCCACGGATTGAACACGGATCAAACACAGATTTGATGCCGGAAGCTTGTGCATTCGTAATCCGTAGCGTTTGCGGTTGTTGCTCTATGCAACCAGCGCACACGATAGGCGAT from the Symmachiella macrocystis genome contains:
- the fabD gene encoding ACP S-malonyltransferase, encoding MSKTAFLFPGQGAQHVGMGKTISEKYPAARALYEQAGEILGFDLAQLCFEGPQEKLNATDISQPAIFVTSLAAMEMLRAESPEVVDDCAVTAGLSLGEYTALVFAGAMSFEDGLKVVQRRGQAMQAAAEATPSGMVSLLLLQREQVEELVQEASSAGSIQIANYLCPGNIVVSGEQAACERIAELAEAAGGKPAALAVAGAFHTDLMKPADTLLAEALAGVTISTPRIPVVSNVDAAAHESGEIVDLLVRQVISPVLWEDSIRGLLQDGVDQFYEVGPGKVLRGLLKRIARKVPCETVNDS
- the rpmF gene encoding 50S ribosomal protein L32; its protein translation is MAVPKRKQSHSRSAKRRSHNAIKPTQVNYCAQCGTATKSHAVCPNCGHYHGRTLVDSE
- a CDS encoding beta-ketoacyl-[acyl-carrier-protein] synthase family protein, with amino-acid sequence MSDGHESRTNVVITGAGVVSPIGIGLEAFTDSLLNGKSGISEFQLFEEGILPSHIGGEVSDFNQKSVRDYVPKKGRKSLKVMCREIQLGVASSHLAIENAGVGNGEVAPERFGVEFGANLMFSPPTVLKDACLSCWDLDENNFHFDEWGTTGLSKMEPLWLLQYLPNMPACHIGIFYDLRGPSNSQTMDEASGNIVLGEAVRIIERGAADVMIAAATGTRLHPVKTVHAVMWDTVAKADNPTEACRPFEKNRSGQVIAEGACSLILESEEHANARGANILGHILGTGTACVTSPNLIGDTKKSLVIAMQKALKNAGLTPDDIGHINAHGLGVIETDRDEAAAINEVFGGCKKPVPVTSLKSYFGNSGASCGMLEIAGSLMGLQSGVVPPTLNYDTPDPECPINVISGEPLKTENRTFLNIDVTRQGQASAAVIQAN
- the acpP gene encoding acyl carrier protein: MSVEEKVFEIVSEHLGTPREEVARESAFIEDLKADSLDIVELVMEFEEEFDVTIPDEDYEKIRTVGDAIDYIEEHK
- the plsX gene encoding phosphate acyltransferase PlsX, coding for MRTALDAMGGDHAPQPNIDGAIAALQGDPNLEVVLVGDEGLLEDLVGKSGYSGERLEIRHSDGVVEMCEKPTDALRSKPNCSIAVCWQMMASRDVDAVVSAGHTGAVVAAGLRTRLFLKGVKRPGIAVAVPTIVGQSVLMDVGANPAARPEHLYQYGIMGEIYAREVLEVEDVRVGLMNIGSEDGKGTELVQEAHALLSTRPLKDRYIGNVEGRGVYQGEADVIICEGFVGNVVLKVSEGVAQMMLGTVAKTVVENLSSEREHAGNLLRKMSQRFVHNESGGAPLLGIDGICIIGHGSSNAHSITNALRVATTFRDRRINSQIVEAIAAHKVS
- the fabF gene encoding beta-ketoacyl-ACP synthase II; translated protein: MRRRVVVTGMSVVTALGNDIPEFWDNICAGKSGVGPLRRFDVSNFKVRFGGEIAEFDPSETISSRDVKRIDRFAQFALVGAHKALETSGIDLNDGDPYRHGVLIGSGIGGLQEIEQQHVKLFYRGPDRVSPFMIPKLIVNAASGNISVRFGLRGPNSAIATACASATNAIGDAFKLIQDDRADIMVTGGSESAITPMGLSGFARMNALSRRNENPQTASRPFDKDRDGFVLSEGAGIVVLEEYERARKRGATIYGEVLGYGMSADASHMTAPDPEGAGASRAMSGALRDAHLELDQIDYINAHGTSTPLGDVAETTAIKSVFNSHSKKLCVSSTKSQLGHLLGASGGVEFVVGALALHHQTVPPTINLDNPDPECDLDYVPNEARPTKVRAVLSNSFGFGGHNACLVIGKMD